The following coding sequences lie in one Bacteroidota bacterium genomic window:
- a CDS encoding class I SAM-dependent methyltransferase, translated as MQYDPIKRSLGNFFNRSAWLRIFFYRLLDLLLLRAWHIHRELHSIAPQYPTDAEVLDAGSGFGQHTHYLHRLRPGWSILGLDLKEEQVNDCNNFFGRLGATNVRFQTADLTQINFQNRFHFILCVDVMEHIEHDRLVFSHFHKALQNGGTLLISTPSDQGGSDVHDKHPHEQGAKGFIDEHVRDGYGMEELRSKLAEAGFREIHIRYQYGRPGRLAWKLSMKYPIIMLNASRLFFVILPFYYLFVFPLCLVLNAADVRLSHATGTGLIARAVKH; from the coding sequence ATGCAATACGACCCCATCAAGCGCAGTTTGGGCAACTTTTTCAACCGTTCGGCCTGGCTTCGCATTTTTTTCTATCGCCTGCTCGACCTCTTGCTGCTGCGCGCATGGCACATCCACCGAGAGCTGCATTCCATTGCCCCGCAATATCCCACGGATGCCGAAGTGCTCGACGCCGGCTCCGGCTTCGGTCAGCACACGCACTATTTGCACCGCCTCAGACCGGGCTGGTCCATCCTCGGACTTGACCTGAAAGAGGAGCAGGTGAACGACTGCAACAACTTTTTTGGCCGGCTGGGCGCAACAAACGTCCGCTTTCAAACTGCCGACCTCACGCAGATCAACTTCCAAAACCGTTTTCATTTCATCCTGTGTGTGGATGTGATGGAACATATCGAGCACGACCGGCTGGTATTCAGCCACTTCCACAAAGCCTTGCAAAATGGCGGCACCTTGCTTATCTCCACGCCGTCCGACCAGGGAGGATCGGATGTGCACGACAAGCATCCGCATGAGCAGGGCGCCAAAGGTTTTATCGACGAGCATGTGCGCGACGGTTACGGCATGGAAGAACTGCGCAGCAAACTCGCCGAAGCCGGATTCCGGGAGATACATATCCGCTATCAATATGGCAGGCCGGGACGGCTGGCATGGAAGCTGAGCATGAAGTATCCCATCATCATGCTCAATGCATCCAGGTTATTTTTTGTCATCCTGCCATTTTACTATCTGTTTGTTTTCCCCCTCTGCCTGGTGTTGAATGCTGCCGATGTGCGCCTGAGTCACGCCACAGGCACCGGCCTGATTGCCCGTGCCGTAAAACACTAA
- the rbfA gene encoding 30S ribosome-binding factor RbfA, giving the protein METKRQQRIARLIQKDLSELLLRELADLVHGCMITVTKVHVTPDLSLARIYLSIFGVQDKKAKVQEFNQRSREIRGFLGSKLRHQLRLIPELQFREDDSLDYIERIDNLLKNG; this is encoded by the coding sequence ATGGAAACAAAACGTCAACAGCGAATTGCGCGTCTGATACAGAAAGACTTGTCGGAGCTTCTGCTGCGCGAACTGGCCGATCTGGTCCATGGTTGTATGATCACTGTGACCAAGGTACACGTCACCCCCGACCTTTCGCTGGCCAGAATTTACCTGAGCATCTTCGGTGTGCAGGACAAAAAAGCAAAAGTGCAGGAGTTTAACCAGCGCAGCCGCGAGATACGCGGATTCCTTGGCAGCAAGCTGCGCCATCAGCTTCGCCTTATCCCTGAGCTGCAGTTCCGCGAAGACGACTCGCTCGACTACATCGAGCGCATCGACAATCTGTTAAAAAACGGCTGA
- a CDS encoding phytase → MMDKFGLLKPFYFRSFRSGRFAVFAIYAAVSLFVVACGYLPGTKGTHSSDDCVEVEARIETEPVSMPGDVLDDPAVWVHPYDRSKSQILVTNKKGGLHIYNLEGTEIQFIPAGRLNNVDVRYNFPFAAGPRDIAVASNRSFNALSIFAVDPLTGVWKEVTARLISSKLEEVYGLCLYRSMKSGNFYAIVNSKQGEVEQWELFCSNDSLVDARLVRQFRLNGQVEGCVADDETGYLYIAEERYGIWKFYADPVAPDRRLVADTNIVLKPQIEGIALYKSAKGKGYLIVAQQHKNSFAVFERQGINKFVGCFRVTDGTFTDGVIHTDGIELVELPLGKNFPAGMFVAHDGQNTGDSLRTGQNVKLINWAAIADRFNPPLIIDSTFNYRALAYPIATSAGK, encoded by the coding sequence TTGATGGACAAGTTCGGGCTACTAAAACCCTTTTATTTTCGTTCGTTTAGGTCAGGAAGGTTTGCAGTTTTTGCGATATATGCTGCTGTTTCCCTGTTTGTTGTTGCCTGCGGATATCTGCCGGGCACCAAGGGAACCCATTCCAGTGATGATTGCGTGGAAGTTGAAGCGAGGATAGAGACCGAACCTGTATCCATGCCCGGGGATGTGCTGGATGATCCGGCAGTATGGGTGCACCCATACGACAGGTCAAAATCGCAGATTCTGGTTACCAATAAAAAAGGCGGATTGCACATTTACAATCTTGAAGGCACTGAAATTCAGTTTATCCCGGCAGGAAGGCTGAACAATGTGGATGTGCGTTACAATTTTCCCTTTGCAGCCGGTCCGAGGGATATTGCCGTGGCCAGCAACCGCTCGTTCAATGCACTGAGTATTTTTGCCGTGGATCCGCTCACAGGGGTGTGGAAGGAAGTGACTGCACGCCTCATCAGTTCAAAGCTGGAAGAGGTGTATGGCTTGTGCCTGTACAGGAGCATGAAAAGCGGAAATTTTTACGCCATTGTGAACAGCAAACAGGGCGAGGTGGAGCAGTGGGAGCTGTTTTGCAGCAACGACAGCCTGGTGGATGCGAGGCTGGTGCGGCAGTTCAGGCTCAACGGGCAGGTGGAAGGTTGCGTTGCCGACGATGAGACCGGTTATTTGTACATTGCGGAGGAGCGCTATGGCATCTGGAAATTTTATGCCGACCCGGTGGCTCCCGACCGGAGGCTGGTGGCCGATACCAACATTGTGCTGAAGCCACAAATTGAGGGAATTGCCCTGTATAAAAGCGCCAAAGGGAAAGGATATCTTATTGTAGCACAGCAACATAAAAACAGCTTTGCTGTGTTTGAGCGCCAGGGAATTAACAAATTTGTCGGATGCTTCCGTGTGACCGACGGCACCTTTACCGACGGGGTAATACACACCGACGGTATTGAGCTTGTGGAATTGCCGCTGGGAAAAAACTTTCCCGCAGGGATGTTCGTGGCTCACGACGGGCAGAACACCGGCGACAGCCTCCGGACAGGACAGAATGTAAAACTGATCAACTGGGCTGCAATCGCCGACAGGTTTAATCCTCCGCTGATCATCGACTCCACATTCAACTACAGGGCATTGGCCTATCCTATTGCCACCTCAGCTGGCAAGTAA
- a CDS encoding amidohydrolase → MSAFSYAGLRQMADGLTETIVKHRRHLHRFPELSFGEVKTAAYIAEVLGRLGIPYQTSIAGHGVVAYIRGEAGKGRCIALRADMDALPIEEKNATPYASVHKGVMHACGHDAHMAMLLGAADLLSSHRSAFSGTVKLIFQPAEEQLPGGAKAMIEAGVLHNPEVEAIVALHVSPEMPVGTLGFCPGPFMASGDEINIRILGKGGHAAMPDKAGDVVLAAAQVLLSLQQLISRNTPPLLPAVLSFGRLIAQGAHNILPDEALLQGTFRTFDEAYRAKAKQRIAEIARHTAQAAGTSAEVDIVHGYPVLINQPGLTGKLKTLAATLFGESMVATLPQRMTTEDFAYYSQLVPACFIRLGTGNDALQARLHTPDFDIDESALPKGAAMLAAAALSLLSETDQF, encoded by the coding sequence ATGTCGGCTTTTTCGTATGCAGGTCTCAGGCAAATGGCAGACGGTTTGACGGAAACCATCGTCAAACACCGCAGGCATCTTCATCGTTTTCCCGAGCTCAGTTTCGGCGAGGTGAAAACAGCTGCCTACATAGCTGAGGTGCTTGGCAGGCTGGGCATTCCATACCAGACTTCAATAGCCGGGCATGGGGTGGTGGCCTACATAAGAGGTGAAGCCGGCAAGGGGAGATGCATAGCCCTCCGGGCCGACATGGACGCCCTGCCCATTGAAGAAAAAAATGCAACACCTTATGCTTCAGTACACAAAGGTGTGATGCATGCCTGCGGGCACGATGCGCATATGGCCATGCTGCTGGGTGCGGCCGATTTGCTCAGCAGCCACAGGAGCGCGTTTTCGGGCACAGTGAAGTTGATTTTCCAGCCTGCCGAGGAACAGCTGCCCGGCGGGGCAAAAGCCATGATTGAAGCAGGCGTGCTGCACAATCCTGAGGTTGAAGCCATTGTGGCCCTGCATGTTTCGCCCGAGATGCCAGTGGGCACCTTGGGATTTTGTCCGGGACCCTTCATGGCTTCAGGCGACGAAATCAATATCCGCATTCTGGGCAAAGGCGGACATGCGGCCATGCCCGACAAGGCAGGCGACGTAGTGCTTGCCGCGGCCCAGGTGCTGCTGAGCCTGCAACAACTCATCAGCCGCAACACCCCACCTCTGCTGCCCGCCGTGCTTTCGTTCGGAAGGCTGATAGCCCAGGGCGCCCACAACATCCTGCCCGACGAAGCTTTGCTTCAGGGTACCTTCCGTACTTTCGACGAAGCTTACAGGGCAAAGGCAAAGCAGCGGATAGCCGAAATAGCCCGGCACACTGCCCAGGCTGCGGGCACATCGGCCGAGGTGGATATCGTGCATGGATATCCGGTACTGATCAACCAACCCGGGCTTACAGGGAAGCTCAAAACGCTGGCGGCAACACTTTTCGGAGAAAGCATGGTAGCCACGCTGCCCCAGCGCATGACCACCGAAGACTTTGCCTACTATTCGCAACTGGTGCCCGCCTGCTTCATCCGGCTTGGAACAGGCAACGATGCGTTGCAAGCCAGGCTGCACACCCCTGATTTCGACATCGACGAAAGTGCCCTCCCCAAAGGCGCGGCCATGCTGGCTGCTGCAGCCCTCAGCCTGCTTTCGGAAACCGACCAATTTTGA
- a CDS encoding aldo/keto reductase, which translates to MQIPELQITPSLKLPVLGLGTWEMGGRHTPDTSQDQKWIDAMVFALGHGISHIDTAAIYGGGHTERLVGQAIKHFPRESVFITTKVSGDRLQFSEVLQSVKGSLRRLGVDYLDMLLLHWPNPRIPLAQTMSAVNKLMEEGTVRYFGLSNFPVRLIKEVRLFTDAPIITNQVEYHILNRSGGSYNSAVEDEIIPWCRQNHISITAWRPLAKGADLGAHPTLAMMARKYGKTPHQIALNWLISKPLTLAIPKMSSQEHILQNIEATQFSMEAADLALLDAVGK; encoded by the coding sequence ATGCAAATACCTGAACTGCAGATTACTCCATCGCTGAAACTGCCTGTGCTTGGGCTGGGAACCTGGGAAATGGGCGGACGCCACACACCGGATACCTCTCAGGACCAAAAATGGATTGATGCCATGGTTTTTGCCCTGGGACATGGCATCAGCCATATTGATACCGCTGCCATTTATGGAGGAGGACACACCGAACGACTTGTAGGACAAGCCATTAAGCACTTTCCCAGGGAGTCGGTATTCATCACCACCAAAGTGTCGGGCGACAGGCTGCAATTCAGCGAGGTACTGCAATCGGTCAAAGGCAGCCTCAGGCGCCTGGGCGTGGATTATCTGGACATGCTGCTTCTGCACTGGCCCAATCCGCGCATCCCGCTTGCACAAACCATGAGCGCCGTAAACAAACTCATGGAGGAGGGTACAGTCAGATACTTCGGGCTGAGCAACTTCCCGGTCAGGCTGATTAAAGAAGTCAGGCTGTTTACGGATGCCCCCATCATCACAAATCAGGTGGAATACCACATTCTCAACAGAAGCGGAGGCAGCTACAACAGTGCGGTGGAAGATGAGATTATCCCCTGGTGCCGGCAAAACCACATCAGCATCACAGCCTGGCGACCGCTGGCCAAAGGAGCCGACCTTGGGGCACATCCCACCCTGGCCATGATGGCCAGGAAATACGGAAAGACACCCCACCAGATAGCCCTCAACTGGCTGATAAGCAAACCATTGACCCTGGCCATCCCGAAAATGAGCAGCCAGGAACACATCCTCCAGAATATTGAAGCCACACAGTTCAGCATGGAAGCAGCCGACCTGGCCTTGCTCGATGCGGTGGGCAAATGA
- a CDS encoding YgiQ family radical SAM protein, whose translation MKTYQLTDWLPITKKEVEMRGWDYVDVVLITGDAYVDHPAFGAAVIGRIIEKEGFRVALVPQPNWQDDLRDFKKFGRPRLFFGVTSGNMDSMVNHYTANKRLRSTDAYTPGGKAGFRPDYATIVYSKIIKQLYPDVPVVLGGVEASLRRVTHYDYWSDRLKPSILVESGADIGIYGMGELALIEVLHALAAGTPVSELTHVKQTFFLRDKNQPAPASPWGDIHLASHEQCLADKKSYAGNFRHIEQESNKIHAARLMQEVGDKVLFINPPFPTFTEQQMDSFFDLPYTRKPHPKYEKRGEIPAYVMIRHSVNMHRGCFGGCSFCTISAHQGKFVASRSKESIMREVEQITQMDDFKGYISDLGGPSGNMYKMKGKHQQICDNCKRPSCIFPSICSNLDTNHKPMLEIYREVDSHPKVKKAFVSSGLRYDLFLTDDPEKDKAMGYSEYLRQLVSRHVSGRLKVAPEHTSDQVLKAMRKPSFKLFYKLKEKFDQINKEEGLKQQLIPYFISSHPECTLEDMAQLAADTKALGFRLEQVQDFTPTPMTVATVIYYSGYDPYTLKPVFTARKPEEKKAQQKFFFWYKKENQAWIRNVLEKNGRHDLIRQLLTSPTPNPSWKKKEIRPKGKNS comes from the coding sequence ATGAAAACTTATCAACTGACCGACTGGCTCCCCATCACCAAAAAAGAAGTGGAAATGCGCGGATGGGACTACGTGGATGTGGTGCTCATCACGGGCGATGCCTATGTAGATCATCCGGCCTTTGGCGCTGCAGTGATCGGACGCATCATCGAAAAGGAAGGTTTCAGGGTGGCACTGGTGCCCCAGCCCAACTGGCAGGACGACCTGCGCGACTTTAAAAAGTTTGGCCGGCCCAGGTTGTTTTTTGGCGTCACCTCGGGAAATATGGACTCGATGGTGAATCATTACACCGCCAACAAAAGGTTGCGCTCCACCGACGCTTATACGCCCGGTGGCAAAGCCGGCTTCCGGCCGGATTACGCTACTATTGTTTACAGCAAGATAATCAAGCAGTTATACCCGGATGTGCCAGTGGTGCTGGGCGGGGTAGAAGCATCGCTGCGCAGGGTGACCCATTACGATTATTGGTCGGACCGGCTCAAGCCCAGCATTTTGGTGGAGTCGGGGGCTGATATTGGCATCTACGGCATGGGCGAGCTGGCGCTGATTGAAGTGCTGCATGCCCTGGCCGCAGGCACACCTGTAAGCGAACTGACCCATGTGAAGCAGACTTTTTTCCTGAGGGATAAAAACCAACCCGCTCCGGCCTCGCCCTGGGGCGACATCCATCTGGCTTCGCATGAGCAATGCCTGGCCGACAAAAAGTCGTATGCCGGCAACTTCAGGCACATCGAACAGGAATCGAACAAGATACATGCTGCCAGGCTGATGCAGGAAGTGGGCGACAAAGTGCTGTTTATCAACCCGCCATTTCCCACCTTCACGGAGCAGCAGATGGACTCGTTTTTCGACCTGCCATACACCCGCAAGCCACATCCCAAATACGAGAAAAGGGGCGAGATACCTGCCTATGTGATGATCAGGCATTCGGTGAACATGCACAGGGGATGTTTCGGCGGATGCAGCTTTTGCACCATTTCGGCACACCAGGGCAAATTTGTGGCCAGCCGCAGCAAAGAGTCGATCATGCGCGAGGTGGAACAAATCACGCAGATGGACGATTTCAAGGGCTACATCAGCGACCTGGGCGGTCCTTCGGGCAATATGTACAAGATGAAAGGCAAGCACCAGCAGATCTGCGACAACTGCAAACGGCCCAGCTGCATCTTCCCCAGCATCTGCAGCAATCTGGACACCAACCACAAGCCCATGCTTGAGATTTACCGGGAGGTGGACAGCCATCCAAAAGTGAAAAAAGCTTTTGTCAGTTCCGGCCTACGCTACGACCTCTTTCTGACCGACGACCCTGAAAAAGACAAAGCCATGGGCTACTCTGAATACCTCCGCCAGCTGGTCAGCCGGCACGTGAGTGGTCGGCTCAAGGTGGCCCCGGAACATACCAGCGACCAGGTGCTCAAGGCCATGCGCAAACCCTCGTTCAAACTGTTCTACAAACTCAAAGAAAAGTTTGACCAGATCAACAAGGAAGAAGGACTGAAACAACAGCTCATCCCCTATTTTATTTCGAGCCATCCCGAATGCACCCTCGAAGACATGGCCCAGCTGGCTGCCGACACCAAAGCGCTGGGTTTCAGACTTGAGCAGGTACAGGATTTCACCCCAACCCCTATGACTGTAGCTACCGTGATCTATTATTCGGGCTACGACCCCTACACCCTCAAGCCAGTGTTTACGGCACGCAAACCGGAAGAAAAGAAAGCACAGCAAAAGTTCTTCTTTTGGTACAAAAAAGAAAACCAGGCCTGGATACGCAATGTGCTTGAGAAAAACGGGCGCCACGACCTGATCCGTCAATTGCTGACCTCACCTACCCCAAACCCCTCATGGAAGAAGAAGGAAATCAGACCAAAAGGAAAGAACTCCTGA
- a CDS encoding glycosyl hydrolase, whose protein sequence is MMKLKALKIFARLLAIALIVHLAMPMLAQRGRQTAAASDTLKGSTFAGLKWRGIGPAFTSGRVSTIAVNPNNPSEYYVGAGSGHIWKTVNNGTTFSPVFDNYGAYAIGYIAIDPNNTNVVWAGTGENTHQRALGYGNGVYRSDDGGRSWKNMGLKESRQIGKIIIDPRNSDVVYVAAEGSVWGPGGERGLYKTTDGGKTWERVLYISENTGVNHITMDPRNPDVLYATSEQRRRHFFTKIGGGPESAVYKTTDGGKTWNKLTSGLPSGHVGGGSIEVSPANPDIVYFIVEAADGQGGFYRSTNRGASWAKMSDYTSSGQYFNIIVPDPVNPDKVYSLDVVSKVTTDGGKTWKNIGLNKRHVDDHCMWIDPRDTRHWIIGGDGGLYETFDEGEHYVFKSNLPITQFYRVNVDNTEPFYWVYGGTQDNNSMGGPSRNTSSAGVTSDEWIVTLGGDGFWQAIEADNPNIVYSAYQYGNIFRYDKASGERIKIKPEPGKDELHYRWNWDAPFILSKHHKTTLYMGAERLFRSKDRGDSWETISGDLTRNEDRNQFKVMDKYWPSNAVAKDVSTSQWGTIVSLAESPVKQGLLYVGTDDGLIQVTEDDGATWRKISNFPGVPEYTYVSDICPSRFDENVVYASFNNIKNDDFKPYLLKSTDKGRTWVSIAANLPDNGTVHSIAQDFINPDLLFVGTEFSFFFSVDGGRTWVKHNAGLPDIPVRDIAIQERESDLVLATFGRGFYILDNYDPLRHITADKLRLQEAILFPVRDALMYVEQGGRYGTGSTYFTAPNPEFGAVFTYYLKEVPKTKKQIRLEKEKELFSKSQPIPQPDRSQLREEEDEIAPYLIFTIRDDKGDIVRKLYHEPRKGVNRINWRLRYDLPVNRMDEKPGFKPAQNNPDGMMVVPGKYTVELAMDHNGELRQLAGPVSFEAKVLSNTTLPAANRLALAQFHQQAAQMRKNVDATQRYWAEINRRLGNVRQVLHYTYNAESKLATEARNLDKQLKDIDFELNGTQPKASFEEVPPEPVSIDYRMDVILSGTWSSTSAPTRTMRQNYDILKAQLPGVIDRLKAIDEQLKAIETELDKLGAPLTPGRAPRM, encoded by the coding sequence ATGATGAAATTAAAAGCTTTAAAGATTTTTGCGCGTCTGCTTGCGATTGCCCTGATTGTGCATCTGGCCATGCCGATGCTGGCGCAACGTGGCCGGCAGACAGCTGCTGCTTCCGACACCCTGAAGGGCAGCACCTTTGCGGGCCTGAAATGGCGTGGCATTGGTCCGGCCTTTACGTCCGGCAGGGTTTCGACCATAGCTGTAAACCCCAACAATCCAAGCGAGTATTATGTGGGCGCCGGATCGGGTCACATCTGGAAAACGGTGAACAACGGCACCACTTTCAGCCCGGTGTTCGACAATTACGGCGCATATGCCATTGGCTACATTGCCATCGACCCCAACAACACCAATGTGGTGTGGGCAGGCACGGGCGAAAACACCCACCAGCGTGCCCTTGGCTATGGCAATGGGGTGTATCGCTCGGACGATGGCGGCCGCAGCTGGAAAAACATGGGACTGAAAGAGTCGCGGCAAATAGGTAAGATCATCATCGATCCGCGCAACTCGGATGTGGTGTATGTGGCTGCCGAGGGTTCGGTATGGGGGCCGGGTGGCGAACGTGGCCTGTATAAAACCACCGACGGCGGAAAGACCTGGGAACGTGTGCTTTACATCAGCGAAAACACAGGCGTGAACCATATCACCATGGATCCGCGCAATCCGGATGTGCTGTATGCCACTTCGGAGCAGCGCCGCAGGCACTTCTTCACCAAGATAGGCGGCGGGCCTGAGTCGGCAGTGTATAAAACCACCGACGGTGGCAAAACCTGGAACAAACTGACCAGCGGCCTGCCCTCAGGTCATGTAGGCGGAGGGTCAATTGAAGTGTCGCCGGCCAATCCCGACATCGTTTACTTCATTGTGGAGGCTGCCGACGGTCAGGGAGGCTTCTACCGCTCGACCAACCGGGGTGCCTCCTGGGCCAAAATGAGCGATTACACCTCCAGCGGACAGTATTTCAACATCATCGTGCCCGACCCGGTGAATCCGGACAAGGTTTATTCGCTCGATGTGGTCTCGAAAGTGACTACCGATGGCGGAAAGACCTGGAAAAATATCGGGCTCAACAAACGTCATGTGGACGACCACTGCATGTGGATTGACCCTCGCGACACCCGCCACTGGATCATCGGAGGCGACGGCGGTTTGTATGAAACCTTCGACGAAGGCGAACATTATGTGTTCAAAAGCAACCTGCCCATCACCCAGTTCTACCGGGTGAATGTGGATAATACCGAGCCTTTTTACTGGGTGTATGGCGGCACGCAGGACAACAACAGCATGGGTGGTCCTTCGCGCAACACCAGCAGTGCAGGTGTGACCAGCGACGAATGGATTGTGACCCTGGGCGGCGACGGTTTCTGGCAGGCCATCGAAGCTGACAACCCCAACATCGTTTATTCCGCTTACCAGTACGGCAACATCTTCCGCTACGACAAAGCCAGCGGCGAACGCATAAAAATCAAACCCGAGCCGGGGAAAGACGAGCTGCACTACCGTTGGAACTGGGATGCCCCCTTCATCCTGAGCAAACACCACAAAACCACCCTCTACATGGGTGCCGAAAGGCTGTTCCGCAGCAAAGACCGCGGCGACAGCTGGGAGACCATCAGTGGCGACCTGACCCGCAACGAAGACCGCAACCAGTTCAAGGTGATGGACAAATACTGGCCTTCGAATGCCGTGGCCAAAGATGTGAGCACCTCGCAATGGGGCACCATCGTATCGCTGGCCGAGTCGCCCGTTAAGCAGGGATTGCTCTATGTGGGAACTGACGACGGACTGATCCAGGTGACCGAAGACGACGGAGCTACCTGGCGCAAGATCAGCAACTTTCCGGGCGTACCTGAATATACTTATGTGAGCGACATCTGCCCCTCGCGCTTCGATGAAAATGTGGTTTACGCCAGCTTCAACAACATCAAAAACGACGACTTCAAGCCTTACCTGCTGAAATCGACCGACAAGGGCCGCACCTGGGTATCGATAGCCGCAAACCTGCCAGACAACGGAACCGTTCATAGCATTGCACAGGATTTTATCAATCCGGATCTGTTGTTTGTGGGCACGGAGTTTTCGTTCTTTTTCAGCGTGGACGGAGGCAGAACCTGGGTGAAACACAATGCAGGCCTGCCCGACATCCCCGTGCGCGACATTGCCATCCAGGAACGCGAGAGCGATCTGGTGCTGGCTACCTTTGGCCGTGGTTTTTACATTCTCGACAATTACGATCCGCTGCGTCACATCACGGCCGATAAGCTTCGCCTGCAGGAAGCCATCCTTTTCCCGGTGCGCGATGCTTTGATGTATGTGGAACAAGGCGGCCGTTATGGCACGGGTTCGACCTATTTCACCGCACCCAATCCTGAATTTGGCGCAGTGTTTACCTACTATCTGAAAGAGGTGCCCAAAACCAAAAAGCAGATCAGGCTCGAAAAAGAGAAAGAACTGTTCAGTAAATCGCAGCCCATTCCCCAGCCCGACAGGTCACAGCTGCGCGAGGAGGAAGACGAAATCGCACCTTACCTCATCTTCACCATACGCGACGATAAAGGCGACATTGTGCGAAAACTCTATCACGAACCCCGCAAAGGCGTGAACCGTATCAATTGGAGGCTTCGTTACGACCTGCCTGTCAACCGCATGGACGAAAAACCGGGCTTCAAACCTGCGCAAAACAATCCCGACGGCATGATGGTGGTACCGGGCAAATACACTGTGGAGCTGGCCATGGATCACAATGGCGAGCTCAGGCAGCTGGCCGGCCCGGTTTCGTTCGAAGCCAAAGTGCTCAGCAACACCACCCTGCCGGCTGCCAACAGGCTGGCATTGGCGCAATTCCATCAGCAGGCTGCCCAGATGCGCAAAAATGTGGATGCAACACAGCGTTACTGGGCCGAGATCAACCGCAGGCTGGGCAATGTGCGTCAGGTGTTGCATTATACCTACAATGCGGAATCTAAGCTGGCCACCGAAGCCAGAAACCTGGACAAGCAGCTCAAAGACATTGATTTTGAGCTCAATGGCACACAACCTAAGGCCAGCTTTGAGGAAGTGCCCCCCGAACCTGTTTCGATCGACTACCGCATGGACGTCATCCTGTCGGGCACCTGGTCGTCAACCAGCGCTCCAACGCGAACCATGCGACAGAATTACGACATCCTGAAAGCACAATTGCCCGGTGTGATCGATCGCCTCAAGGCCATTGATGAGCAGCTCAAGGCCATTGAAACCGAGCTCGACAAGCTTGGCGCCCCGCTGACGCCAGGCCGGGCACCTCGCATGTAA
- the mdh gene encoding malate dehydrogenase: protein MEKITVIGAGNVGATCANVIAHKNLCKEVVLVDIKEGIAEGKALDIWQTAPINHFNTRVTGSTNDYLKTKGSGIIVITSGLPRKPGMSRDDLIKTNATIVKEVTEKAIKYSPDAIIIVVSNPLDVMTYAAYLASRKEPRKVFGMAGTLDTARYRAFISEALNVSPADVHALLMGGHGDTMVPLPRYTSISGIPVTELLGKEELDKIVERTKKGGGELVNLMGTSAWYAPGAAAAQMAEAIVDDQNRVFPVCAYLQGEYGLNDVYLGVPVKLGRSGIQEIIEVDLNQEEKKLLYESSDSVKSLMKVLDDMKLFED from the coding sequence ATGGAAAAGATCACCGTCATCGGTGCCGGCAATGTTGGTGCGACCTGTGCCAATGTGATTGCCCACAAGAACCTTTGCAAGGAAGTTGTGCTGGTGGATATCAAGGAAGGCATTGCCGAAGGCAAGGCGCTCGATATCTGGCAGACAGCACCCATCAACCACTTCAACACCAGGGTCACCGGTTCGACCAACGATTACCTGAAAACCAAAGGCTCCGGCATCATCGTCATCACCTCCGGATTGCCCCGCAAACCTGGCATGTCGCGCGACGACCTGATTAAAACCAATGCCACAATCGTCAAAGAAGTTACCGAGAAAGCCATCAAATATTCTCCAGATGCCATCATCATCGTGGTATCGAACCCTTTGGACGTGATGACTTATGCCGCTTACCTGGCCAGCAGGAAAGAACCCCGTAAGGTATTTGGCATGGCAGGTACGCTGGATACTGCCCGCTACCGCGCTTTTATCTCCGAAGCGCTCAATGTTTCTCCTGCCGACGTGCATGCCCTGCTGATGGGCGGTCATGGCGACACCATGGTGCCCCTGCCCCGCTACACCTCGATCAGCGGTATTCCTGTTACCGAGCTGCTCGGCAAAGAAGAGCTCGACAAGATTGTGGAGCGCACCAAGAAAGGTGGTGGCGAGCTTGTCAACCTGATGGGCACTTCGGCATGGTATGCCCCTGGTGCTGCTGCTGCTCAGATGGCCGAGGCCATTGTGGACGACCAGAACAGGGTATTTCCGGTTTGTGCCTACCTCCAGGGCGAATACGGCCTCAACGACGTTTATCTCGGCGTACCTGTAAAGCTCGGACGCAGTGGTATTCAGGAGATTATCGAGGTGGACCTCAACCAGGAAGAGAAAAAACTGCTTTATGAATCGTCCGACAGCGTGAAATCGTTGATGAAGGTACTCGATGATATGAAGCTGTTCGAGGACTAA